AGCCGCGGCTACAGCGGGTTCGGCGCGGTGGTCGACATCACCTGGACCAACCCGTTCTCCGCGAACGTCACGTTCAAATGCATCTAGAGATGACGCATGCCACCGAGGGTGCGGGCGCGAGTGTCGCGCCCGTGCTCTCCGTGAGCGCTCTGACGAAGCGTTACCGGGGCGGACAGGGAATCACCGACGCGAGTATCGAGGTCGCGCCCTCCGCCCTCCTAGGGGTGATCGGCCCGAACGGCTCCGGCAAGACGACTCTCGTGCACAGCATCGTCGGACTGCTCGAGCCCGACGCCGGTGAAGTGCTGATCGATCGGTCTCCCGCCGCGGATCTCGACGCCAAGAGCAAGCTCGGCTTCGTGCCGGACGAGCTGCCGCTTCCGTCGAGTCTGAGCGGAAACGAGTTCATCGACTACCTCGCCCGCCTGCAGCCGGGATTCGATTCCGAGTGGAAAGACTATCTCTGCGAGATACTCGGCCTCACCGACCACCTGGCGCGGTTCATCGGCGACTACTCACACGGTATGAAGAAGAAGATCCAGTTCGTCGCCGCCCTCGCCCATACTCCGCGGCTCCTGGTCTTGGACGAGCCGTTCCGCGGTCTCGACCCCGAGGCCGCCATCTGCATCCGTGCGCTCATCGACGCACACAGGGCGCGTGGCGGCGGGGTGCTGGTCGCCACACACGATCTCCTCTTCGCCGAGCAGTTCTGCACCAGCGTCGTGATCCTCGCGGATCAGAGAGTCGCGGCCTCCGGGCACCCTGCCGCCTTGCGCGAGGAAAGCGGCGCCGCGTCACTCGAAGAGGTGTTCCTGCACGTGTCGGGGCTCGCCTCTCAGGTGCTCACGGTGGAGTCCGGTATCGCTGCCCGATTCCCCGTACACGTCCGACTCTGATCCAACGAAAGGCTTCTCTCATGTCCTCCGCGCTCCGCCAGCTCGCCCTCATCCTCTCGGCGCTCCTCCTCGCGCCGATCGTCTGCTTCCTCCTCTTCCTCGGCAGCATCGCGCTCACCGTCGCCACGGGCACCGCGGTCTCGGTGCCGGGTATGACCGAGAACGGCAGCGGCGTGGGCGCCGAGCTCGCCAGCGCGCAGTTCGTGTTCCCGGGTTCTCTGATCTGGCTCATCGCGACCGCCGTCGTCATCTACCTCGTCGGATTGCTCATCGTGCGACGCAGCTCCCGGGCGAGCGAACCCGCTCTCGCATGATCGCCCGGCCGGCGGGATTCTTCGGCCAGTCCCGCACGATCGCGTCCTTGACGCTCAGGGTGTGGTCGAACGAGTTCACCCGTCAGTTCGGCGGCAGTCGAGCGACCTCACGGGCCATGATCGGGGTTCTCGTCGCGCTGCTCGCCGGATGGCAGCTGCTGGGCGTCGTCCCCCTCCTGATGGGGCAGACCGCGGTCGTCCCCGCTGCTCTTCAGGTGCAGATGGTGTCGGAGCAGCTGACGATGGCCGCGGCGATGAGTCTCTGCCTGCTGACCATCGTCCTGGTCGTGTCTCCCTCGCGGACGGCTGTGGACGATCTGCTCGCGCCGTATCCCGTGAGCGCCGCAGCCCTGCGGTTCGGGTCGCACGGAGTCCTCCTGGGGTCGGCGTGCGCCGCCGGGCTCCTGTTCACGCTGCCGTTCATCGTGCCGGCCGTGCCGCTGATCAGCGAGAAGATGCGCGTGCTCCTCGTGCTCGCCTGGATGCTCGTCTGCTGCGCAAGCATCGCCGCAGGCTGGGCGCTCTTCCGCGGTGCGACCTGGCTGTCTCGGACGGTCCTGCGAGTGCCGTCGGCGTTCGGCCGCTCTCTCGCCTCGTTCGCACTGATCGCCGGTGTCATCGCGATCCTGGCTCTGCGCGTTCGCCTCCCTTGGGCCGATTCCGTCCTCGTGGGCTCGTCCGTGGCTCTGGGCGCTGCCGCGGTCTGCGTGCTGTGTCTGCTCCTGGGAACGGGAATCCCCTCCGACGTTCGCGAGGCGGGCGACGGCGCGATCATCCCGATCGCCGCCAGGCTGGGGCGCCGCGTCTCCGTGCCCGGGCGGGAGCGCACGATCGTGCGCATCGAACTCACCCAATGGATGCGCTCCTCGCTGGTCGTCGCCGCCGAGACCCTCACGGTGCTGGTCGCCGTGGCCATCGCCCTCATGATCGGTCTGGGAGTGCTGCTGCCCGCGTCGGTCGGCTTCGCTCTGCTCGTCGCAGCCGCCGGCGGAAGCGCGATGTTCGGATTCGGTGTCACCGCCCCCTACCGATGGATCAGGGCGGCGGTCGCGGGGCGGAGAGGTCAGGCGTCGGCGACGCGCGTCTCGCTCGCCGCGGCGGTCGTCGTCGCATCGGTGATCACGCTCTGCGTGATGGTTCTGCTCGTCGCAACCGGCATGCTGAGCGTGTCCGACGTCATCGCGGCCCTCCCGGCTATGGTCCTGAGCTTCTGCGCGGCCTTCGCAGCGGGAGTGCTCTTTCCGGTGAGTCCGCGGCAGAACATGTCGAGTCTGTTCACCCTGCTGCTGGCACTGCTCCTGACCGTGGGTGCGGGCGTCGCTCTTCAGCAGATCGCCTCTGATTGGGGGCGCGCTCTGTCGATGGTCGTCGTGGGGGTCGTCGCGCTCGCGCTCGCATTCACTGTGGTGCGACGCCGCGAGCCGCTCGCCCACGCGGCTCTGG
The sequence above is a segment of the Microbacterium sp. Root553 genome. Coding sequences within it:
- a CDS encoding ABC transporter ATP-binding protein yields the protein MTHATEGAGASVAPVLSVSALTKRYRGGQGITDASIEVAPSALLGVIGPNGSGKTTLVHSIVGLLEPDAGEVLIDRSPAADLDAKSKLGFVPDELPLPSSLSGNEFIDYLARLQPGFDSEWKDYLCEILGLTDHLARFIGDYSHGMKKKIQFVAALAHTPRLLVLDEPFRGLDPEAAICIRALIDAHRARGGGVLVATHDLLFAEQFCTSVVILADQRVAASGHPAALREESGAASLEEVFLHVSGLASQVLTVESGIAARFPVHVRL